The following are encoded together in the Drosophila biarmipes strain raj3 chromosome 3L, RU_DBia_V1.1, whole genome shotgun sequence genome:
- the LOC108028355 gene encoding T-box transcription factor TBX3: MLTLPNIADLRLQQQIAQEIYRQQIMQRLPDPLCGLLPSFAGHFVPPPPPPQPTLPGDVEAKLENNELWQQFHSIGTEMIITKCGRRMFPSMRVSLSGLEEEASYCVLLEMVPIGDCRYKFSGSQWVPAGGAEPQSPQRMYLHPESPATGKHWQSQALLFSKVKLTNNTLDNNGHIVLASMHKYQPRLHVIRTSDLAQIPWAPQQAFVFPETEFIAVTAYQNDRITKLKIDNNPFAKGFRESGQSRCKRKINDSPPPSQAAEVTQVDAAPMASPLAKRLRLVEEIPQHHQRHQMPSPMMQRHYLLDTLEANFYLPAPPPPPAIDYARHIGGYPSWAYTPPSPASSVASSSAGSSSGESAAEREADADTFVDVVGTAPPPPPPAPVPVPAPAAARVPATSPSDPMPKPKRSSFSISDILGTSSSI, translated from the exons ATGTTGACCTTGCCCAACATCGCCGATCTGCGCCTGCAGCAGCAGATCGCCCAGGAGATATACCGCCAGCAGATTATGCAACGCCTACCCG ATCCCCTCTGTGGGCTACTGCCCAGCTTCGCCGGACACTTTGTGCccccgccgccaccgccgcagCCCACGCTGCCCGGCGATGTGGAGGCCAAGCTGGAGAACAACGAACTGTGGCAGCAGTTCCACAGCATCGGCACCGAGATGATCATCACCAAGTGCGGCAG ACGAATGTTCCCCTCGATGCGGGTCTCGCTCAGCGGcctggaggaggaggccagCTATTGCGTGCTCCTCGAGATGGTGCCCATCGGCGACTGCCGCTACAAGTTCTCCGGCTCCCAGTGGGTGCCGGCCGGAGGAGCCGAGCCACAGAGCCCCCAGCGGATGTACCTGCATCCGGAGAGTCCTGCCACCGGAAAGCACTGGCAGTCCCAGGCCCTGCTCTTCAGCAAGGTGAAGCTGACCAACAACACCTTGGATAACAATGGACAT ATCGTCCTGGCCAGCATGCACAAGTATCAGCCGCGCCTGCACGTCATTCGCACCTCTGATCTCGCCCAGATTCCCTGGGCCCCCCAGCAGGCCTTTGTGTTCCCGGAGACGGAGTTTATAGCCGTAACGGCTTATCAG AATGACCGCATCACCAAGCTGAAGATCGACAACAATCCCTTTGCCAAGGGATTCCGTGAGTCGGGTCAGTCGAGATGCAAGCGGAAGATCAATGACTCGCCACCGCCGTCGCAGGCGGCGGAGGTAACCCAGGTGGATGCCGCTCCGATGGCTTCGCCGTTAGCCAAGCGGTTGCGACTGGTGGAGGAAATTCCTCAGCACCATCAGAGGCATCAGATGCCGAGTCCGATGATGCAGCGTCACTATCTGCTGGACACTCTGGAGGCCAATTTCTATTTGCCagcgccaccgccgccgccggccaTCGACTATGCCAGGCACATCGGAGGATATCCAAGTTGGGCCTACACGCCGCCATCGCCGGCCTCCTCCGTCGCCTCCTCGTCGGCGGGCTCCTCCAGCGGCGAGTCCGCTGCCGAGCGAGAGGCCGATGCCGACACCTTTGTGGATGTGGTTGGAactgctcctccgcctcctccaccTGCTCCTGTTCCAGTACCCgctccagcagcagctcgcGTTCCAGCTACCTCTCCCAGCGATCCAATGCCCAAGCCGAAGCGCAGCAGCTTCAGCATCTCGGACATATTAGGAACCAGCTCGTCCATTTAA
- the LOC108031336 gene encoding T-box transcription factor TBX6, giving the protein MITMNELVDLRMQQHIAHEIYRQQIMQRIPDPFPPMLPIPMPRHVIMPPRVTLPGVEMALQNDDLWKQFHQIGTEMIITKSGRRMFPSMRLSVSGLEDESNYCVLLEMVPIGDCRYKFSGSQWVPAGGAEPQSPQRMYLHPDSPATGAHWQAQPILFNKVKLTNNTLDNSGHIVLASMHKYQPRLHVIRTADLAQIPWAPQQAFVFAETEFVAVTAYQNDRITKLKIDNNPFAKGFRETGQSRCKRKMSSSPTGEDQDQSQSQSQSLSLSQSQSESDMSPAKGGETAGGGGGASTIGDSDGPQIKRLRSNGSACSLSSSLDDPSAPGASSLALGSPPPHPHAHPHALQARSASSVFMQHFQQNMQSLLRPSLVDLACTYFGRPHEYGGGVQPSPLYTPAAIPHPGLTLPPGVSGADLISDESGAEELELDVGSETTAVEQSSQDQAPEQPSTRSKGFSISAILGGGS; this is encoded by the exons ATGATCACCATGAACGAGCTGGTGGATCTGCGCATGCAGCAGCACATAGCGCACGAGATCTACCGCCAGCAGATTATGCAGCGCATACCGG ATCCTTTTCCGCCGATGCTACCGATTCCTATGCCTCGGCACGTGATCATGCCACCCCGAGTGACCCTGCCCGGCGTGGAGATGGCCCTCCAAAACGACGACCTCTGGAAGCAGTTCCACCAAATTGGCACGGAAATGATCATCACCAAGAGCGGCAG ACGGATGTTCCCCTCGATGCGACTGAGTGTTTCCGGTCTGGAGGACGAGAGCAACTACTGCGTGCTCCTGGAGATGGTGCCCATCGGCGACTGCCGCTACAAGTTCTCCGGATCCCAGTGGGTGCCGGCCGGAGGAGCCGAGCCCCAGAGTCCGCAGCGGATGTACCTGCATCCGGACAGCCCGGCCACTGGTGCCCATTGGCAGGCGCAGCCCATACTCTTCAACAAGGTCAAGCTGACCAATAACACGCTGGACAACAGCGGCCAT ATCGTCCTGGCCAGCATGCACAAGTATCAGCCGCGTCTGCACGTCATACGCACCGCTGATCTGGCGCAGATTCCCTGGGCCCCACAGCAGGCCTTTGTGTTCGCCGAGACCGAGTTCGTGGCCGTGACAGCCTACCAG AACGATCGCATCACCAAGCTGAAGATCGACAACAATCCGTTTGCCAAGGGCTTCCGCGAAACGGGTCAATCGCGCTGCAAGAGGAAGATGTCTTCATCGCCAACGGGCGAGGATCAAGATCAATCGCAGTCCCAGTCGCAGTCACTATCCCtttcccaatcccaatccgaGTCTGACATGTCGCCGGCGAAGGGTGGTGAGacagctggaggaggaggaggagcctcAACCATCGGCGATTCGGATGGCCCGCAAATTAAGCGCCTGAGATCAAATGGCTCCGCCTGCTCCTTATCGTCATCGCTGGACGATCCGTCGGCGCCTGGCGCCAGCTCCCTGGCTCTGGGCTCCCCACCGCCCCATCCACATGCGCATCCCCATGCCCTCCAGGCGAGGAGTGCCTCCAGCGTTTTCATGCAGCACTTCCAGCAGAATATGCAGAGTCTGCTGCGGCCCTCTCTTGTGGACCTGGCCTGCACGTACTTCGGGAGACCCCACGAGTATGGGGGAGGGGTCCAGCCCTCTCCTCTCTATACCCCAGCAGCCATCCCACATCCCGGCCTGACCCTGCCCCCTGGCGTTTCCGGTGCGGATCTCATTTCCGATGAGTCGGGGGCGGAAGAGCTCGAACTGGATGTGGGCAGTGAAACCACCGCAGTGGAGCAGTCCTCGCAGGATCAAGCACCGGAACAACCCTCTACGCGGAGCAAGGGCTTCAGCATATCGGCCATATTGGGGGGAGGAAGTTAG
- the LOC108030704 gene encoding ubiquitin-protein ligase E3B isoform X1, producing MFAQNQKTSFLEQTKAAREERALEKRREQAAILLQATLKGYAARRKYQKRIILDFDAIFTENQDDKDAELELLATNVYPVLRRYLTQIKLDKSDVRARERLERICRYIIKAMEAENPKLSYAALCLFKERSLPWIAHIKILLTNCLTLLPQLKPENHADSLSLALFLHTLVVFTLPKSWAILRNSQFEKVQPAMQKICCNIQGHLVQNDFYRTMRLVLLRGTVREELSVKPVTLVAIITLCLRPLIDGNFSRNLLTKFLSEILSVPALIYHLHQSVPQCLEQFSSLGLLKKALGISGDLQWFEEFGASMPGTKSLAFLGNIVNLFNIDGQGESKDLAYPLLTETTTSLLELIPNTVTTKGVFTQWHELLGWHTPGPEPAQNQNVALIKKQFHMLWDHRCIKLLLGDLLKEINLNYERIEFQPPQQASTSNLLRRALERSSTRGVNLMGVANSKQAKQQWRKLDNADVVQVSRICGMYYAALNTLSQMKLDILTGICYNDNVLYDIWLLITSLGPNCGMKEYLELLKSETNLQKPQTAMLMLFCDCMTHYVTILDEYEMYTEQNPFKLNDYVMLTYFLNNILYKLINDNLLAGKNIVQNPVFISLHTLMLCLYRRDCRRPFTPPNHWLIPEVKPSTFINDLEKAKRNAMLLLAKMPHIIPHDDRVKLFRKFVQNEKAVMGLTESACASPRSALIVIHRERIVEDGYRQLAAQPTQALKGVIRVRFINQQGLHEAGIDQDGVFKEFLEETIKKVFDPSLNLFKTTSDQRLYPSPISYVQDNHLQLFEFVGRMLGKAVYEGIVVDVPFASFFLSQLLGQTQQALYSCMDELPSLDNELYRSLTFIKHYKQDVADLNLTFSVDQDVMGKIVTHELHPGGKARVVNDHNKLVYIHYMAFFHMNTQIREQTIAFNRGFRSIVNPEWLSLFSPPELQRLISGDTVPLDLKDLRKHTQYYGGFHDSHRVVGWLWDILGKDFTEEERKLFLKFVTSCSKPPLLGFAHLEPPFSIRCVEVGDDEDTGDTIGSVIRGFFTIRKKDPLNRLPTSSTCFNLLKLPNYQKKSTLRDKLRYAVSSNTGFELS from the exons ATGTTTGCCCAGAACCAGAAAACCAGCTTCCTGGAGCAGACGAAGGCGGCGCGGGAGGAGCGGGCGCTGGAGAAGCGCCGAGAGCAGGCGGCCATCCTGCTGCAGGCCACGCTCAAGGGCTACGCGGCGCGCAGGAAGTACCAGAAGCGGATCAT CCTCGACTTCGATGCCATATTCACGGAGAATCAGGACGACAAGGATGCGGAGCTGGAGCTCCTGGCCACCAACGTGTACCCGGTGCTCCGGCGCTACCTCACCCAGATCAAGCTGGACAAGAGCGATGTGCGTGCGCGGGAGCGACTGGAGCGCATCTGTCGCTACATCATCAAGGCCATGGAGGCGGAGAACCCCAAGCTGTCCTACGCCGCCCTCTGCCTGTTCAAGGAACGCAGCCTGCCGTGGATCGCGCACATCAAGATACTGCTCACCAACTGCCTGACGTTGCTGCCCCAGCTCAAACCTGAGAACCACGCTGATAGCTTGTCCCTTGCCCTCTTCCTGCACACACTGGTGGTCTTCACGTTGCCCAAATCCTGGGCCATACTCAGGAATTCCCAGTTCGAGAAGGTGCAGCCGGCCATGCAGAAGATTTGCTGCAACATCCAAGGGCATCTGGTGCAAAATGACTTCTACAGGACCATGCGG CTCGTTTTGCTGCGCGGCACTGTGCGCGAGGAGTTGTCCGTGAAGCCAGTCACCCTAGTGGCCATCATAACGCTCTGCCTGCGACCCCTGATTGATGGCAACTTTAGTCGCAACCTACTGACCAAGTTTCTGTCGGAGATTCTGTCTGTGCCCGCCCTGATCTACCATCTCCACCAGAGTGTGCCGCAGTGCCTGGAACAGTTCTCATCTTTGGGCCTGCTGAAGAAGGCTTTGGGCATCTCCGGAGACTTGCAGTGGTTCGAGGAGTTCGGCGCTAGCATGCCGGGCACCAAGTCCCTAGCATTCCTGGGAAACATAGTGAATCTTTTCAACATTGATGGCCAAGGGGAGTCCAAGGACTTGGCCTATCCACTACTGACT GAAACCACTACATCGCTGCTGGAGCTTATACCCAACACGGTTACCACCAAGGGAGTCTTTACCCAGTGGCACGAGCTGCTGGGCTGGCACACTCCGGGTCCAGAGCCCGCCCAGAATCAGAATGTGGCTCTGATCAAGAAACAGTTTCACATGCTGTGGGATCATCGCTGTATAAAGCTGTTGCTGGGCGATCTCTTGAAGGAAATCAATCTTAACTACGAGCGCATCGAGTTCCAGCCGCCACAGCAGGCATCCACATCGAATCTGTTGCGTCGTGCCTTGGAGCGCAGCTCCACCCGGGGAGTCAACCTGATGGGAGTGGCGAACAGCAAGCAGGCCAAGCAGCAGTGGCGCAAGCTGGACAACGCGGATGTGGTGCAGGTGTCCCGCATCTGTGGCATGTACTATGCCGCCCTCAACACACTCTCCCAAATGAAACTGGACATCCTGACGGGCATCTGCTACAATGACAATGTGCTGTACGATATTTGGTTGCTAATCACGTCCCTGGGACCCAACTGCGGCATGAAGGAGTATCTGGAGCTGCTCAAGTCGGAGACAAACCTGCAGAAGCCGCAGACCGCCATGCTGATGCTCTTCTGCGACTGCATGACGCACTACGTCAC AATTCTGGATGAGTATGAGATGTATACGGAGCAGAATCCTTTTAAACTGAACGATTATGTGATGTTGACCTACTTCCTTAACAATATTCTCTATAAACTCATAAACGATAATCTTCTGG CAGGCAAGAACATTGTCCAGAATCCGGTTTTCATCTCGCTGCACACTCTAATGCTCTGCTTGTACCGTCGCGACTGCCGTCGCCCCTTCACGCCACCCAACCACTGGCTCATACCAGAGGTAAAGCCCTCCACGTTCATAAACGATCTGGAGAAGGCCAAGCGAAACGcaatgctgctgctggccaagatGCCGCACATCATACCGCACGACGATCGGGTCAAGCTGTTCCGCAAGTTCGTGCAGAACGAGAAGGCAGTGATGGGTCTGACGGAGAGTGCCTGCGCCTCGCCGCGCTCCGCCCTGATTGTGATTCACCGTGAGCGAATCGTGGAGGACGGCTACAGGCAACTGGCCGCCCAGCCCACTCAGGCTCTGAAGGGCGTTATCCGGGTGCGGTTCATCAACCAGCAGGGACTGCATGAGGCAGGCATTGATCAGGACGGAGTGTTCAAGGAGTTCCTGGAGGAGACCATCAAGAAGGTGTTCGACCCGTCGCTAAATCTCTTCAAGACCACTTCCGACCAGCGGCTATATCCCTCGCCCATCTCCTACGTCCAGGACAATCATCTGCAGCTCTTCGAGTTCGTGGGCCGCATGCTGGGCAAGGCGGTGTACGAGGGCATCGTGGTGGACGTGCCCTTCGCCTCCTTCTTCCTCTCCCAGCTGCTCGGCCAGACGCAGCAGGCCCTCTACTCCTGCATGGACGAGCTGCCCTCGTTGGACAACGAGTTGTATCGCAGTCTTACCTTCATCAAGCACTATAAGCAAGATGTGGCCGATCTGAATCTTACCTTCTCCGTGGACCAGGATGTGATGGGCAAAATTGTCACTCATGAGTTGCATCCGGGTGGCAAGGCGCGGGTGGTTAATGACCACAACAAGCTGGTCTACATCCACTACATGGCCTTCTTCCACATGAACACCCAGATCCGCGAGCAGACGATAGCCTTCAATCGTGGCTTCCGCAGCATCGTCAATCCAGAGTGGCTTTCCCTGTTCTCGCCTCCGGAGTTGCAGCGCCTTATTTCCGGGGACACGGTGCCTTTGGACTTGAAGGACCTGCGAAAGCATACGCAGTATTACGGGGGCTTTCACGATTCCCATCGCGTGGTGGGCTGGCTCTGGGACATCCTAGGCAAGGACTTCACAGAAGAGGAGCGCAAGCTGTTTTTAAAG TTCGTAACCAGCTGCTCGAAGCCTCCGCTTTTGGGCTTTGCCCACCTGGAGCCGCCCTTCTCCATTCGCTGTGTGGAAGTGGGCGATGACGAGGATACGGGGGACACGATAGGAAGTGTGATCCGAGGTTTCTTCACCATCCGCAAAAAGGATCCGCTCAACCGGCTGCCCACCTCCTCCACCTGCTTCAACCTGCTGAAGCTGCCGAATTACCAAAAGAAGTCCACGCTGCGGGACAAACTTCGTTACGCCGTCAGCAGCAACACCGGGTTCGAGCTGTCCTAA
- the LOC108030704 gene encoding ubiquitin-protein ligase E3B isoform X2 — translation MFAQNQKTSFLEQTKAAREERALEKRREQAAILLQATLKGYAARRKYQKRIILDFDAIFTENQDDKDAELELLATNVYPVLRRYLTQIKLDKSDVRARERLERICRYIIKAMEAENPKLSYAALCLFKERSLPWIAHIKILLTNCLTLLPQLKPENHADSLSLALFLHTLVVFTLPKSWAILRNSQFEKVQPAMQKICCNIQGHLVQNDFYRTMRLVLLRGTVREELSVKPVTLVAIITLCLRPLIDGNFSRNLLTKFLSEILSVPALIYHLHQSVPQCLEQFSSLGLLKKALGISGDLQWFEEFGASMPGTKSLAFLGNIVNLFNIDGQGESKDLAYPLLTETTTSLLELIPNTVTTKGVFTQWHELLGWHTPGPEPAQNQNVALIKKQFHMLWDHRCIKLLLGDLLKEINLNYERIEFQPPQQASTSNLLRRALERSSTRGVNLMGVANSKQAKQQWRKLDNADVVQVSRICGMYYAALNTLSQMKLDILTGICYNDNVLYDIWLLITSLGPNCGMKEYLELLKSETNLQKPQTAMLMLFCDCMTHYVTILDEYEMYTEQNPFKLNDYVMLTYFLNNILYKLINDNLLGKNIVQNPVFISLHTLMLCLYRRDCRRPFTPPNHWLIPEVKPSTFINDLEKAKRNAMLLLAKMPHIIPHDDRVKLFRKFVQNEKAVMGLTESACASPRSALIVIHRERIVEDGYRQLAAQPTQALKGVIRVRFINQQGLHEAGIDQDGVFKEFLEETIKKVFDPSLNLFKTTSDQRLYPSPISYVQDNHLQLFEFVGRMLGKAVYEGIVVDVPFASFFLSQLLGQTQQALYSCMDELPSLDNELYRSLTFIKHYKQDVADLNLTFSVDQDVMGKIVTHELHPGGKARVVNDHNKLVYIHYMAFFHMNTQIREQTIAFNRGFRSIVNPEWLSLFSPPELQRLISGDTVPLDLKDLRKHTQYYGGFHDSHRVVGWLWDILGKDFTEEERKLFLKFVTSCSKPPLLGFAHLEPPFSIRCVEVGDDEDTGDTIGSVIRGFFTIRKKDPLNRLPTSSTCFNLLKLPNYQKKSTLRDKLRYAVSSNTGFELS, via the exons ATGTTTGCCCAGAACCAGAAAACCAGCTTCCTGGAGCAGACGAAGGCGGCGCGGGAGGAGCGGGCGCTGGAGAAGCGCCGAGAGCAGGCGGCCATCCTGCTGCAGGCCACGCTCAAGGGCTACGCGGCGCGCAGGAAGTACCAGAAGCGGATCAT CCTCGACTTCGATGCCATATTCACGGAGAATCAGGACGACAAGGATGCGGAGCTGGAGCTCCTGGCCACCAACGTGTACCCGGTGCTCCGGCGCTACCTCACCCAGATCAAGCTGGACAAGAGCGATGTGCGTGCGCGGGAGCGACTGGAGCGCATCTGTCGCTACATCATCAAGGCCATGGAGGCGGAGAACCCCAAGCTGTCCTACGCCGCCCTCTGCCTGTTCAAGGAACGCAGCCTGCCGTGGATCGCGCACATCAAGATACTGCTCACCAACTGCCTGACGTTGCTGCCCCAGCTCAAACCTGAGAACCACGCTGATAGCTTGTCCCTTGCCCTCTTCCTGCACACACTGGTGGTCTTCACGTTGCCCAAATCCTGGGCCATACTCAGGAATTCCCAGTTCGAGAAGGTGCAGCCGGCCATGCAGAAGATTTGCTGCAACATCCAAGGGCATCTGGTGCAAAATGACTTCTACAGGACCATGCGG CTCGTTTTGCTGCGCGGCACTGTGCGCGAGGAGTTGTCCGTGAAGCCAGTCACCCTAGTGGCCATCATAACGCTCTGCCTGCGACCCCTGATTGATGGCAACTTTAGTCGCAACCTACTGACCAAGTTTCTGTCGGAGATTCTGTCTGTGCCCGCCCTGATCTACCATCTCCACCAGAGTGTGCCGCAGTGCCTGGAACAGTTCTCATCTTTGGGCCTGCTGAAGAAGGCTTTGGGCATCTCCGGAGACTTGCAGTGGTTCGAGGAGTTCGGCGCTAGCATGCCGGGCACCAAGTCCCTAGCATTCCTGGGAAACATAGTGAATCTTTTCAACATTGATGGCCAAGGGGAGTCCAAGGACTTGGCCTATCCACTACTGACT GAAACCACTACATCGCTGCTGGAGCTTATACCCAACACGGTTACCACCAAGGGAGTCTTTACCCAGTGGCACGAGCTGCTGGGCTGGCACACTCCGGGTCCAGAGCCCGCCCAGAATCAGAATGTGGCTCTGATCAAGAAACAGTTTCACATGCTGTGGGATCATCGCTGTATAAAGCTGTTGCTGGGCGATCTCTTGAAGGAAATCAATCTTAACTACGAGCGCATCGAGTTCCAGCCGCCACAGCAGGCATCCACATCGAATCTGTTGCGTCGTGCCTTGGAGCGCAGCTCCACCCGGGGAGTCAACCTGATGGGAGTGGCGAACAGCAAGCAGGCCAAGCAGCAGTGGCGCAAGCTGGACAACGCGGATGTGGTGCAGGTGTCCCGCATCTGTGGCATGTACTATGCCGCCCTCAACACACTCTCCCAAATGAAACTGGACATCCTGACGGGCATCTGCTACAATGACAATGTGCTGTACGATATTTGGTTGCTAATCACGTCCCTGGGACCCAACTGCGGCATGAAGGAGTATCTGGAGCTGCTCAAGTCGGAGACAAACCTGCAGAAGCCGCAGACCGCCATGCTGATGCTCTTCTGCGACTGCATGACGCACTACGTCAC AATTCTGGATGAGTATGAGATGTATACGGAGCAGAATCCTTTTAAACTGAACGATTATGTGATGTTGACCTACTTCCTTAACAATATTCTCTATAAACTCATAAACGATAATCTTCTGG GCAAGAACATTGTCCAGAATCCGGTTTTCATCTCGCTGCACACTCTAATGCTCTGCTTGTACCGTCGCGACTGCCGTCGCCCCTTCACGCCACCCAACCACTGGCTCATACCAGAGGTAAAGCCCTCCACGTTCATAAACGATCTGGAGAAGGCCAAGCGAAACGcaatgctgctgctggccaagatGCCGCACATCATACCGCACGACGATCGGGTCAAGCTGTTCCGCAAGTTCGTGCAGAACGAGAAGGCAGTGATGGGTCTGACGGAGAGTGCCTGCGCCTCGCCGCGCTCCGCCCTGATTGTGATTCACCGTGAGCGAATCGTGGAGGACGGCTACAGGCAACTGGCCGCCCAGCCCACTCAGGCTCTGAAGGGCGTTATCCGGGTGCGGTTCATCAACCAGCAGGGACTGCATGAGGCAGGCATTGATCAGGACGGAGTGTTCAAGGAGTTCCTGGAGGAGACCATCAAGAAGGTGTTCGACCCGTCGCTAAATCTCTTCAAGACCACTTCCGACCAGCGGCTATATCCCTCGCCCATCTCCTACGTCCAGGACAATCATCTGCAGCTCTTCGAGTTCGTGGGCCGCATGCTGGGCAAGGCGGTGTACGAGGGCATCGTGGTGGACGTGCCCTTCGCCTCCTTCTTCCTCTCCCAGCTGCTCGGCCAGACGCAGCAGGCCCTCTACTCCTGCATGGACGAGCTGCCCTCGTTGGACAACGAGTTGTATCGCAGTCTTACCTTCATCAAGCACTATAAGCAAGATGTGGCCGATCTGAATCTTACCTTCTCCGTGGACCAGGATGTGATGGGCAAAATTGTCACTCATGAGTTGCATCCGGGTGGCAAGGCGCGGGTGGTTAATGACCACAACAAGCTGGTCTACATCCACTACATGGCCTTCTTCCACATGAACACCCAGATCCGCGAGCAGACGATAGCCTTCAATCGTGGCTTCCGCAGCATCGTCAATCCAGAGTGGCTTTCCCTGTTCTCGCCTCCGGAGTTGCAGCGCCTTATTTCCGGGGACACGGTGCCTTTGGACTTGAAGGACCTGCGAAAGCATACGCAGTATTACGGGGGCTTTCACGATTCCCATCGCGTGGTGGGCTGGCTCTGGGACATCCTAGGCAAGGACTTCACAGAAGAGGAGCGCAAGCTGTTTTTAAAG TTCGTAACCAGCTGCTCGAAGCCTCCGCTTTTGGGCTTTGCCCACCTGGAGCCGCCCTTCTCCATTCGCTGTGTGGAAGTGGGCGATGACGAGGATACGGGGGACACGATAGGAAGTGTGATCCGAGGTTTCTTCACCATCCGCAAAAAGGATCCGCTCAACCGGCTGCCCACCTCCTCCACCTGCTTCAACCTGCTGAAGCTGCCGAATTACCAAAAGAAGTCCACGCTGCGGGACAAACTTCGTTACGCCGTCAGCAGCAACACCGGGTTCGAGCTGTCCTAA
- the LOC108028302 gene encoding uncharacterized protein LOC108028302 gives MSFLVNNSDSDTEDNDSFHSFNESASWEDLSLSLSESECDSAADFESGSEHETSMENAETTVEQPEQLALATGQSPKPTFSGVILKPKSPDFEIHSSDSSACDGISTGKATQVTGRFKMPKKFNISPISQQKPAPVFCCPRQVPPLMSKQVPSKELFSLDQPASVLKEHLTTNRQTEALQKYAFTEIWVGSQQKPSQPKSTRLREFSRALEAYFDKDSSKKSGFNSEPVQKDLEPSKILKAPPKSVKSVEEEYVSPFPSVSVHPAPKVSPLLKGAKEPITVPAGFDLTRLAEIKNPNHWHRRPNMRTGDRIY, from the exons ATGAGCTTCCTAGTGAATAATAGTGACTCGGACACGGAGGACAATGACTCCTTCCATTCCTTCAACGAAAGCGCATCCTGGGAGGATCTGAGCCTCTCTCTTTCGGAGAGCGAATGCGACAGCGCCGCGGACTTTGAGTCGGGATCGGAGCATGAGACTTCGATGGAGAATGCGGAGACTACG GTCGAGCAGCCAGAGCAATTGGCTCTGGCCACTGGGCAGTCTCCTAAGCCCACCTTTTCTGGGGTCATTCTGAAGCCAAAGTCGCCCGACTTCGAGATCCACTCCAGCGACTCCTCCGCCTGCGATGGCATCTCCACCGGCAAGGCCACCCAGGTGACGGGTCGCTTCAAGATGCCCAAAAAGTTCAACATCTCGCCCATAAGCCAGCAGAAGCCGGCCCCCGTATTCTGCTGCCCCAGGCAGGTGCCACCACTGATGTCGAAGCAGGTGCCCAGCAAGGAACTCTTCAGCCTGGACCAACCGGCATCGGTGCTGAAGGAGCACCTGACCACCAACCGCCAAACGGAGGCCTTGCAGAAGTACGCCTTCACCGAGATTTGGGTGGGTTCGCAGCAGAAACCCAGCCAGCCTAAGAGCACTCGCCTGCGGGAGTTTTCCAGGGCCCTGGAGGCCTATTTTGACAAGGATTCTTCCAAAAAGAGTGGCTTTAATTCGGAGCCCGTTCAGAAGGACTTGGAGCCATCAAAA ATCCTTAAGGCTCCTCCGAAGAGTGTCAAGTCCGTGGAGGAGGAGTATGTGTCTCCCTTCCCTAGTGTGTCTGTGCATCCTGCTCCGAAGGTATCGCCCCTGTTAAAGGGGGCCAAGGAACCCATTACAGTGCCTGCTGGCTTTGATTTGACCCGATTGGCTGAGATCAAGAATCCAAACCACTGGCACCGCCGACCCAACATGCGCACTGGCGATCGCATCTACTAG